A single window of Triplophysa rosa linkage group LG20, Trosa_1v2, whole genome shotgun sequence DNA harbors:
- the rpl22 gene encoding 60S ribosomal protein L22 isoform X1, protein MAPIKKQVTKGGKKKKQVLKFTLDCTHPVEDGIMDAANFEQFLQERIKVNGKAGNLGGGVVSIERNKSKITVSSEVPFSKRYLKYLTKKYLKKNNLRDWLRVVANTKESYELRYFQINQDEEEEDED, encoded by the exons ATGGCTCCGATT AAAAAGCAGGTGACAAAGGGTGGGAAAAAGAAAAAGCAGGTCCTCAAATTCACCCTGGACTGCACCCATCCTGTGGAGGATGGCATCATGGATGCTGCTAACTTT GAGCAGTTCCTTCAGGAGCGCATCAAAGTAAATGGGAAAGCTGGTAACTTGGGTGGTGGTGTGGTCTCCATTGAAAGGAACAAGAGCAAAATCACAGTGTCATCAGAGGTCCCCTTCTCCAAGAG GTATCTGAAGTATCTTACCAAGAAGTACCTCAAGAAGAACAACCTGCGTGACTGGCTGCGTGTTGTAGCGAACACCAAGGAGAGTTATGAACTGCGCTACTTCCAGATCAACCAggatgaggaggaggaagatgaagatTAA
- the rpl22 gene encoding 60S ribosomal protein L22 isoform X2 — translation MKKQVTKGGKKKKQVLKFTLDCTHPVEDGIMDAANFEQFLQERIKVNGKAGNLGGGVVSIERNKSKITVSSEVPFSKRYLKYLTKKYLKKNNLRDWLRVVANTKESYELRYFQINQDEEEEDED, via the exons ATG AAAAAGCAGGTGACAAAGGGTGGGAAAAAGAAAAAGCAGGTCCTCAAATTCACCCTGGACTGCACCCATCCTGTGGAGGATGGCATCATGGATGCTGCTAACTTT GAGCAGTTCCTTCAGGAGCGCATCAAAGTAAATGGGAAAGCTGGTAACTTGGGTGGTGGTGTGGTCTCCATTGAAAGGAACAAGAGCAAAATCACAGTGTCATCAGAGGTCCCCTTCTCCAAGAG GTATCTGAAGTATCTTACCAAGAAGTACCTCAAGAAGAACAACCTGCGTGACTGGCTGCGTGTTGTAGCGAACACCAAGGAGAGTTATGAACTGCGCTACTTCCAGATCAACCAggatgaggaggaggaagatgaagatTAA
- the rnf207a gene encoding RING finger protein 207, giving the protein MPLGRRSTSHRHICTKVLLAEGRESPFTEHCRDFEKSYRVLQTEVQKLKDEVQEMHRDLTMHHSLINTDTMDSILQRSLLIDQQIASLYSTVQTQRAVFEEMWDVTFQRVTSEQEIYEAQLHDLLQLRQENAYLTTIARQIGPYILSIAKVKERLEHRLQKPHSPEDDCMDTIKIQNVVQYILSFCHMFT; this is encoded by the exons ATGCCATTAGGCCGCAGGTCCACCTCTCACAGACACATTTGCACCAAGGTGCTGCTGGCTGAGGGTAGAGAGTCACCGTTCACCGAACACTGTCGAGACTTTGAGAAAAGTTACAGG GTTCTGCAGACAGAGGTCCAAAAGCTGAAGGATGAGGTTCAGGAGATGCACAGAGACCTCACGATGCATCATTCGCTCATTAACACAGACACCATGGATAGCATCCTCCAAAGGTCTCTGCTCATTGACCAACAGATTGCATCTCTGTATTCTACCGTGCAGACCCAGAGGGCTGTATTTGAGGAG ATGTGGGATGTGACATTTCAAAGAGTCACCAGTGAGCAGGAGATCTACGAAG CACAGCTTCATGACCTTCTGCAGTTAAGGCAGGAAAACGCATACTTGACAACCATCGCACGTCAGATTGGACCCTACATCTTATCAATAGCAAAAGTTAAAGAGCGCCTGGAACACAG GTTACAAAAGCCACACAGTCCTGAGGATGATTGCATGGACACTATAAAGATACAAAATGtggtacagtatattttaagCTTTTGCCATATGTTCACATAA